In Janthinobacterium agaricidamnosum NBRC 102515 = DSM 9628, the DNA window GCTGCCGGCGGTGGCGATGCGGATCGCGCGGCCCACTTCGGTCGAACCGGTGAAGGCCAGCTTGTCGATGCCCGCATGCTTGACGATCGCTTCGCCGACCCGGCCGTCGCCGGTGACGATATTGACCACGCCGGCCGGCACGCCGGCCTGCTGGCAAATGTCGGCGAACAGCAAGGCCGTCAGCGAGGTGAATTCGGCCGGTTTGAAGACGACGGTGTTACCGGCCGCCAGCGCCGGGGCGATTTTCCACGACAGCATCAGCAGCGGGAAATTCCACGGCACGATCTGGCCGACCACGCCGACGGCGCGGTAATCGGCGAATTCCTCGGCCTGCAACTGGGCCCAGCCGGCGTGATAGTAAAAATGACGCGCCGCCAGCGGCATGTCGATGTCGCGGGTTTCGCGGATGGTCTTGCCGTTGTCCAGCGTTTCCAGCACCGCGAACAGGCGCGCATGTTTTTGCAGCAGGCGCGCCAGCGCGTACATCACGCGCGCGCGGCCATGGCCGCCCAGCGCTTGCCAGCCCGGCTGGGCGCGGCGCGCCGCTTGCACCGCGCGGTCGATATCGGCCTCGCTGGCCTGGGTCAGGTCGGCCAATCTGGATGCATCGGCCGGATTGGCCGAGGCGAACAATTCGCCCGGCGCGCTCCACGCATTGTCGATGAACAGGCCGAAAGTGCGGCCGCGCTGTTCCAGCCACGCTTGGGCTTCTTTTTGACTTTCGGGTGCGGGGCCGTAGTCCATAGTGGTGAGAATCTCGTTAATTGTTGGCATGGCGAATCCGTTGGGTCTGAAGGGTGGGCATCAAGGATGGGCGTGACGGTGCGCGGCCGAATAATGGCCGGTGACGTAATGCTCAAGCTGGCGCTCGATGTCGGTCAGCAGGCTGGATGCGCCGATGCGGAACAGGTGCGGCTCCAGCCACTCATTGCCCAGTTCTTCCTTCATCAGCGTCAGGTATTGCAGCGCGCCCTTGGCGGTGCTGACGCCGCCGGCCGGCTTGTAGCCGATCTTGAAGCCGGTCTGTTCGTGGTATTCGCGGATCGCGCGCACCATCGTCAGCGACACCGGGATGGTGGCGTTGACGGGTTCCTTGCCGGTGGAGGTCTTGATGAAATCGGCGCCCGCCATCATGCAGACCCACGACGCCTTGGCGACGTTTTCCAGCGTCACCAGTTCGCCGGTGGCCAGGATGGCCTTCACATGCGCGTCGCCGCAGGCCTTGCGGTAGGCTGCCATTTCATCGTACAGCGCTTGCCAGTTCCTGGTCAGCACGTGCTGGCGGGTGATCACGATATCGATTTCCGAGGCGCCCGCGGCGACCGACAATTCGATCTCGCGCACCTTGGTTTCCATGCTGGTCAAGCCGGCCGGGAAGCCGGTCGACACGGCCGCGATCGGCAAGCGGCCGGCCAGCGTGCGCATCGCCGGGGCGATCATTTCGTGGTACACGCAGACCGCGCCGGTGGTCAGCTTCAGGTCTTGCAAACCGAGCGCTTCGACCAGGTCGGCGCGCAGCGGCCGCAGCGCCTTCATGCACAGCCGCTCGACGCGGCCCGGGGTGTCGTCGCCGGACAGCGTGGTCAGGTCGATCAGGCCGATCGCCTTGACCAGCCAGGCGGCCTGGTATTCCTTCTTGACCGTGCGGCGGTTCGCCAAACTGGCGGCGCGGCGGTCGGCGGCCGGTTTATTGACGCGGATCCGGTTGATCCAGCCCAGGTCGAGGCCGATCGCCTGGTTGCGCTTGAAGTCGGGGGAAATGGTCATAGCAGGTTGATTCCGTTGGCTAGTGGCTTGACGCCGAGGTGATGGGCCAGCGTCTGGCCGATGTCGGAAAACGATTCGGAAATGCCCAGCGCCCGCGGCTTGATACCCGGGCCGAAGAAAATCATCGGGATATGTTCGCGGGTATGGTCGGAGCCGGGCCAGGTCGGGTCGCAGCCGTGGTCGGCGGTGATCACCACCAGGTCGCCCTCCTTCAATTTGGCGATGAATTCCGGCAGCCGCGCATCCATCTGGTGCAGCGCATTGGAATAACCGGCGACGTCGCGGCGGTGGCCGAAGGCCTGGTCGAAATCGACGAAGTTGACGAAGGTCAGCGAGCCGTCTTTGACTTCATCGGCCACTTGCAGCAGCGAATCGAACAGCGCCATATTGTCCGCGCCCTTGACCACCCGGCTGATGCCCTGGGTCGCGAAAATGTCGCTGATCTTGCCCAGCCCGACCACTTCGCCGCCGGCATCCTTGACGTGATCGAGCAGCGTCGGCGCAGGCGGCGCGACGGCGTAATCGTGGCGGTTGGTGGTGCGCGTGTATTTGCCGTCGCTGCCGACGAATGGACGCGCGATGACGCGGCCGATGTTGTACGGTTCGACCAGCTTGAAGGCGATTTCGCACACGTCATACAGCCGTTCCAGGCCGAACGATGCTTCGTGCGCCGCGATCTGCATCACCGAATCGCCGGAGGTGTAGATGATCAGCTTGCCGCTTGCGACATGCTCGTCGCCGTGCTGGTTGATGATGTCGGTGCCGGACGCGTGGCAATCGCCGAGGAAGCCCGGCACGCCGGTCAATTCCTGCAATTTGGCGGTCAGCTCGCCCGGGA includes these proteins:
- the deoC gene encoding deoxyribose-phosphate aldolase; the encoded protein is MTISPDFKRNQAIGLDLGWINRIRVNKPAADRRAASLANRRTVKKEYQAAWLVKAIGLIDLTTLSGDDTPGRVERLCMKALRPLRADLVEALGLQDLKLTTGAVCVYHEMIAPAMRTLAGRLPIAAVSTGFPAGLTSMETKVREIELSVAAGASEIDIVITRQHVLTRNWQALYDEMAAYRKACGDAHVKAILATGELVTLENVAKASWVCMMAGADFIKTSTGKEPVNATIPVSLTMVRAIREYHEQTGFKIGYKPAGGVSTAKGALQYLTLMKEELGNEWLEPHLFRIGASSLLTDIERQLEHYVTGHYSAAHRHAHP
- a CDS encoding phosphopentomutase; this translates as MSRAFILLLDSFGLGATPDAVKYNDAGANTFGHIASWAAKSGKPMVLPTMEKLGLAAAAHAASGAWAEGFEQRDGFSAAYGAARERSTGKDTQSGHWEIAGVPVEFDWGYFPRTTPSFPGELTAKLQELTGVPGFLGDCHASGTDIINQHGDEHVASGKLIIYTSGDSVMQIAAHEASFGLERLYDVCEIAFKLVEPYNIGRVIARPFVGSDGKYTRTTNRHDYAVAPPAPTLLDHVKDAGGEVVGLGKISDIFATQGISRVVKGADNMALFDSLLQVADEVKDGSLTFVNFVDFDQAFGHRRDVAGYSNALHQMDARLPEFIAKLKEGDLVVITADHGCDPTWPGSDHTREHIPMIFFGPGIKPRALGISESFSDIGQTLAHHLGVKPLANGINLL